A window from Cygnus olor isolate bCygOlo1 chromosome 13, bCygOlo1.pri.v2, whole genome shotgun sequence encodes these proteins:
- the FMR1NB gene encoding fragile X mental retardation 1 neighbor protein: MLQEVIGVHLVRNYVILILLHSINSSFTSPTHQVLEKSEVVPSKLKMKLKDASEAILNFFRPVTCRHKEKGTLVPCAVGGSINRTECLENKCCPSKDRHELACYVPFKDNLQLTFRLFVLGAVGFFILGCLPSCCCVCLQRSPCVNPLRRANKKIEKIVQKKRARSEDMHRLLPD; this comes from the exons ATGCTGCAAGAAGTAATTGGCGTTCATCTAGTACGGAACTATGTGATATTGATACTGCTTCATAGCATCAATTCAA GTTTTACATCACCAACTCATCAAGTTTTAGAAAAAAGTGAAGTGGTGCCCAGCaaacttaaaatgaaactgaaagatgcatctgaagctattttaaatttcttcaggCCAGTGA CCTGCCGtcacaaagaaaaaggcacCTTGGTTCCTTGTGCTGTAGGAGGGAGCATTAACAGAACTGAgtgcttggaaaataaatgttgccCTTCCAAAGACAGACATGAACTGGCATGTTATGTCCCATTTAAAGACA ATCTGCAACTGACATTTCGACTGTTTGTGCTTGGGGCagtaggattttttattttggggtgtCTGCCATCGTGTTGCTGTGTCTGTTTGCAAAGGAG TCCATGTGTCAATCCTTTACGAagggcaaacaaaaaaatagagaaaattgtgcagaagaaaagagcacGTAGTGAAGATATGCATAGGTTGTTACCGGATTAA